GTGGGTTTTCCGCGCCCATGAGCAGCGTGTAGCCGTCAGCCGCCTGCCCGGCAACCTGGTTCAACGCGATAGCACCGACGCCGCCTGTCACGTTCTGCATGACGACTGTGCCCCCCAGAACTTCCTCGGCATGCGGGGTGACAGAGCGCATCACAGTATCGGTGGAGCCACCGGCTCCCCATTGGATGATGCCCTGGATTTCTTTGGTGGGGTAGTCCTGAGCCGAAGCAGAGGCTGCGGCAAGAATGAATGCCGAGGCGGCACCGAATACAAAACGCTTCATGGTTTTCCCTCCCTTGAAATGCGGTCGAACACGGTCCTCCCCGCGTCCGTCGCCAAAATTGATGCGACAGGCACGCGCATAACGTCAAATACCATTTTCGCGCGCTTATTAACATTACGTTATTTCATTCCTCCCGACCTGCCCAGATCTTGCCAGCATCGTTCAACTCTCGACGGAACTGCTGGATGCTGAATTCGGCGAAGTTCGAGAGCACGCGATCCTTCTTGGTCACGGCATAGATGTCGATCGAAGTTTCCTCGCGCAGCGGGCGGCGCACGACCCCCGGCAGATAGACCTCTGACACCGAGAACTCGTCGATCAGCGCCACCCCGAGCCCGTGCCGCACGAGGCTGACGATGGTCTGGGCAAACCGCCCTCGCATGGAGTGGCGCAGCTCTATCCCGGCCTCTCGGAACGGCCGCGAGACGATGCGGCCATAGGGGTCCGCCGGGTCGATCCCGACCAGCGGTTCCCGCGCCAGATCCTGCACCGAGACCACGGTCTGCTCGGCCAGCGGATGGCCCTCGGGCAGGATCGCGACGACCCGCCCATGGGCGATTTTCTCGCTTTGAATCCCGGGGTTGTGGACCGGCGAACTCATGATCACGAACTCGCCCCGCTCCAGCAAAAGGTAGTCCGTGGTCTCCTCGATCTTCAGGATATTGAGATCGATGTAGAGGTCGGGATAGCGCGCGCGGATCGAGGATATTGTCCGCGCGGCGATGAACTGGGCGACAGAGGGCGCCGAGGCAAAGGCCAGTTGCACCTCTTCGCCCTTCTGCAGCGAGTCAATCGCGCTCTGCAGGTTCTCGACTCCCTTGTAGACCTCGCGCACCTGGTCGAAGATCCGCCCCGCCTCGACCGAGGGCACGAAGAGGCCAGCCCGGCGCTCGAACAGGCGTAGCCCCAGTGTCTCTTCGGTGTGTTTGACAAGCCGCGAGATTCCCGGTGCCGACACCCCCAGGAACTCTGCCGCCCCCGCGATCGTGCCACGCAGCATGACCGCCCGGATAACCTCGATCTGTCGCAGCGTGATTTCGCGCATAGGCCTCTCTCCTAAGTAACATGATGTTATCATAGTCGCATATAATGTCATTGACGTTAACACCCTATCCCACGGTAAGCAGGCACGGGAGGCAGTCCGAGGAGGAAGCGATGACACGCAGCGTGGATCTTGTTGTCGTCGGCTCCGGCGCTGGCGGTCTGTCCGCCGCCGTGACTGCCGCCGCAAAGGGGCTTTCCGTGACCGTTCTGGAAAAGGCCGAGGTTCTGGGTGGCACCACCGCCTTGTCCGGGGGCTGGATCTGGGCGCCGCGCAATCCCATCGTCCGCCGTGCCGGCATCATCGAGCCCGCCGAGGCACCCCGGAACTACCTGCAGGAGGTGCTCGGCAACCGTTTCGAGCCCGAGCGAGTCGATGCCTTTCTCGCCGCCGCGCCCGAGATGGTAGAGTTCTTCGAGGCCGTGCCCGCGCTCGAATTCGAACCCGGGACCGCCATTCCCGACACTTACGGCCACCTGCCCGGCGCGGGCACCGGCGGGCGTTCGGTCATCGCCAAACCGTTTGACGGCCGCAAGCTGGGCGCGGCCATCGAGTTGCTGCGGCTGCCTGCGCGCGAGACAACCTTCCTGGGAATGACGATCCAGGCCGGGCCCGATCTGCGCGCCTTCATGACCATGACCCGCTCGCCCCGCGCCTTTCTTGATGCGACGCGCCGCGTCATGCGCCATGTCCGCGATCTCGCCCTGCATGGGCGCGGCATGGACCTGCGCAACGGCAATGCTCTGGTCGCCAGGCTGCTGCGCGCGGCACTCGATCTCGGAGTCGAGCTGCGCCCCGGATGCGCGGTGCGCGCGCTGCAGCAGGAGGACGGGAGCATCACCGGGGTCGCGCTTGGCGACGGCACACTGCTGCACAGCCGGGTCGGTGTGGTGCTTGCCACCGGCGGCTATCCCCATGACGCCGAACTGCGGGCCGAGACCGTTCCGCGGAATGCCGAGCATCGGACGCTCGCCATCCCCGAGGCACGCGGCGACGGCATCGCCATGGCGCGGGGCATCGGCGCGCAGATGCGCCGCGACCTGGCCCGGGCGGCCGCACTCTGCCCGGTTTCCGTTGTACCCTGGCCCGATGGCAAGTTCGGGACGTTCCCGCATATCATCGAGCGCGGGAAGCCCGGCGTGATCGGCGTTCTGGCGAACGGAAAGCGCTTCTGCAATGAGGGGCTGGGGTATCACGACTATGTCGACGCACTGCTCGGCGCCCTGCCCGAACACCAGCCCGCACGGTCCTGGTTGGTCTGCGACTTTAGATTCCTGCGCCGTTTCGGCTTGGGCGTCGTGCGCCCGCAACCGCTGCCCTGGCGCCACTGGGTGCGCCGTGGCTACCTCAAAACGGGACGTGACCTGGCAGAGCTTGCGCGCGCCTGCGGCATCGACGCGGCGGGGCTCGAAGCCACGGTGGCCGAGTGGAACCGCGGCGCGGCGCGCGGCGAGGATCCGCTCTTTCACCGCGGCACCACGCCCTACATGCGGTTGCAGGGCGACCCCGAGCAGCATCCGAATCCCTGCGTCGCTGCCATCAGCCGCGCGCCCTTTTTCGCAGTCGAGGTGGTGCCGGGCAGCTTCGGCACCTTCTGTGGCCTCGCTACAAACGGGCGGGCGCAGGTTCTGGGCACCGCGGGTGCGCCGATCCCCGGTCTCTGGGCCGCCGGAACCGACATGGCGAGCGTCTTCGGAGGGCACTACCCGGCGGGCGGGATCAACCTCGGCCCGGCGATGACCTTCGGCTTCATCGCCGGGCGCGACGCGGCGGAGCGTGGCGCATGAGCCGCAAGCTGAGCGTCGCGCATCTGACGGCCATCGACCTGGCGCCCGCCGCGCTGATCCGGGTGGCGGCGGAAGCCGGGTTTGACGGCGTCGGCCTGCGGCTCTTGCAAGTCACCCCAGACAGCCCCGGCTATCCGCTTTCGGACCACACCGAGCTGCGCGAGACCCGGAAAGCGCTGCGCGACACCGGCATTGAGGTCGCCGACATCGAGTTCCTGCGGCTGACGCCGGAGTTCAGGCTGGCCGAGGTGCTCCCGACGCTCGACACCGGCGCCGAGCTTGCTGCCCGCCATGTCATCGCCGCCCCCTACGACAGGGACCTGTCGCGGCTGGCAGACAGGCTGGCTGCGCTCGCCGAGGCGGCGGAGGACCGCGGCTTGCGCGCGGTGCTGGAGTTTTTTCCCTGGACCCCGGTGCCCGACCTCGCGACCTGCCGGCAAGTGGTCGAGGCCGCGGGGCCACTGCCCGGGCTGCTGGTGGACAGCCTGCATTTCGACCGCTCCGCTTCGACCCTCGCCGAGCTGGCCGCAGTGCCGAAAGAGCGACTGCCCTTTGCCCACCTGTGTGATGCGCTGGTGCAGCCGCGCTATACCGAGGAAGAGCTGCTCGACACCGCCCGGCGCGAACGCCTGCCGCCGGGCGAGGGCGAAATCGCTCTGACCAATCTGCTTCGTAGCCTGCCCCGGGATATCCCGCTGGGCCTCGAAATTCCCGGCCCGCTGCGCGGTGGCGAGACCCACAGAGACCGCCTGCAACGCATCCATGGCGCAGCGCTCATGGAACTCAAGAAGGTTGGCCTCGGCAGTTGAGAGTTCGAAACGCTCAATGACGTAATGCAAGGCGACACGCCGCGAGCAGAAGTCGTCTTTAGGCTTACATCGCTGCCCCTCTGGCTGATCTTTCGGATAAGGCCAAATTGTGCGATAATTTCAGCGTATTTTTTGCGCAGCCATGACGGTTCAGACTTGGGCCATCAGAAATCGAGCCCCAGGTCCAGCGTCCGCGCCGAATGGGTCAGGGCCCCGACCGAGATGTAGTCGATCCCGGTGGCCGCCACCTCGGCGATGCGCTCGAGCTTCATGTTGCCCGAGGCTTCCAGCACCAGCTGCCCGGCGGACATCGCCACCGCCTCGCGAAGGGCCCCGCTGTCCATGTTGTCGAGCAGTACCACGTCCGCGCCGCCCTCATCCAACACCTCGGCGAGCTGCGCGAGTGTGTCGACCTCGATCTCGATCCGCACCATGTGCGAGGCCTGCCCCTTGATCGCCCGCAGCACCGGGCGGATGCCCCCTGCTGCGGCGATGTGATTGTCCTTCACGAGGATGGCATCCGACAGCGAGAAGCGGTGGTTGAAGCCGCCGCCGTGCAGCACCGCCTGTTTCTCGACGATGCGCAGGCCCGGCGTGGTCTTGCGGGTGCAGGTGATGCGCGCCTTGGTGCCCGCCGTCTCGGCGACGAATCCGGCGGTGATCGTGGCGATGCCCGACAGCCGCCCGGCAAAGTTCAGCGCCACGCGCTCGGCGGTAAGGATCGAGGCGGCATCGCCCTCAATCTCCATTAGCACGTCACCGGAGGCGATGGCGCTGCCGTCTGACTTGTGAAGGGTCAGCGCCAGCGCCGGATCGACCATGTGGAAGGCCATGCGCGCGATCTGCATGCCCGAGGCCACGCCGGCCTCGCGGGCGCGCAGCTGCGCACGGTAGCGGGTACCCGCCGGGATCACCGTGCGGGTCGTGAGATCGCCATAGGTGCCGAGATCCTCCATCAGCGCAGCCCGCACCAGCGGGTCTAGGATCATGTCGGGCAGCGAAGGCAGGGACATCAGGCGGGTTCCTTCTGAAGCGAGTCGCGGAGGGCCAGCGCCTCCGTCAGGGTCATGCGGCTGCGGGAGCCGATCTCGGCGGTGGCCTCGGAGGCGTCAGAGCGGAAATGCGCGCCCCGGCTCTCGCACCGGGCCAGAGCGGCGGAGGCGATCAGCGTCGCCGTGGCGGTCATGTTGGCGAGCGCTGCGCAATGCGGCTGGGCCGCCTCCACGACGGCGATCTCGCGCAGGCAGGCGGTGAGCCCCCCGGCACCGCGGATCACGCCCGCCCCCGCCGTCATGGCATTGCGCAGGCGGGCCACAAGTGCTGGATCGGGCGCTTCCGCGGGACCAGTGCTCGGCAGCGAAATTTCGGGGGCCTCGGCGGCCGGGCCAAGCGCCGCCGCGAGGTCCGCGGCGCAGCGGCGGGCGTAGACCAGCGCCTCGAGCAGCCCGTTCGAGGCCAGCCGGTTCGCCCCGTGCAGCCCGGTCGAGGCGACCTCGCCGCAGGCCCATAGCCCGGCAAGCGAGGCGCGCCCGGCTGCATCGGTGGCGATCCCGCCCATGTGGTAGTGCGCGGCGGCCGCGACAGGAATGAGCTGGGTGACAGGGTCGATCCCGGCGCGGTCGCAGGCGGTGGCAATCCCCGGGAAGTCCTCCCGGATCTGGGATCCGAGCGCGGCGCGCGTGTCGAGCATCGGGCGCAGGCCGAACTGGCTCTGAGCATAGACGGCGCGGGCCACCACATCGCGCGGGGCAAGGTCGAGGTCGGGGTGAACCCCTTCCATGAAGCGCTCCCCAAGCCGGTTGATCAGCACCGCGCCCTCGCCGCGCAGCGCCTCGGTAGCGAGCGGCGCTGGGTCGAGCCCGATGTCCATGGCGGTGGGGTGGAATTGCACGAACTCCATGTCGGCCATCACCGCACCGGCTCGTGCCGCCAGCCCCGCGACCTGCCCGCGGATGCGCACGGGGTTGGTGGTCAGCGCGTAGAGCCCGCCCGAACCGCCGCCCGCCAGCAGCACCGCCGGGGCGGTCACCGCCACCGGCGCGCCGCCCCTGGAGGGGGCCACCTCGACGCCGGTGACGCGGCCCGCAGCGCTGCGCAGCCCGGTCGCCAGCCAGCCCTCGAGCACCTGCACCGACGGCGCGAGCCGCACCTGCGCCACCAGCGCGCGCATGATCGCGGCCCCGGCCTGATCGCCGCGCACCCGCACCACGCGGGCGAAGGCATGTGCCGCCTCGCGCGACAGCAGGTATCCTCCCGCTGCGTCCCTATCGAAGGGCGCGCCGAGCCGGGTCAGCGACAGGATATGCTCGCGTGCTTCGCGGGTGAC
The Alloyangia pacifica DNA segment above includes these coding regions:
- a CDS encoding LysR family transcriptional regulator; the encoded protein is MREITLRQIEVIRAVMLRGTIAGAAEFLGVSAPGISRLVKHTEETLGLRLFERRAGLFVPSVEAGRIFDQVREVYKGVENLQSAIDSLQKGEEVQLAFASAPSVAQFIAARTISSIRARYPDLYIDLNILKIEETTDYLLLERGEFVIMSSPVHNPGIQSEKIAHGRVVAILPEGHPLAEQTVVSVQDLAREPLVGIDPADPYGRIVSRPFREAGIELRHSMRGRFAQTIVSLVRHGLGVALIDEFSVSEVYLPGVVRRPLREETSIDIYAVTKKDRVLSNFAEFSIQQFRRELNDAGKIWAGREE
- a CDS encoding FAD-dependent oxidoreductase is translated as MTRSVDLVVVGSGAGGLSAAVTAAAKGLSVTVLEKAEVLGGTTALSGGWIWAPRNPIVRRAGIIEPAEAPRNYLQEVLGNRFEPERVDAFLAAAPEMVEFFEAVPALEFEPGTAIPDTYGHLPGAGTGGRSVIAKPFDGRKLGAAIELLRLPARETTFLGMTIQAGPDLRAFMTMTRSPRAFLDATRRVMRHVRDLALHGRGMDLRNGNALVARLLRAALDLGVELRPGCAVRALQQEDGSITGVALGDGTLLHSRVGVVLATGGYPHDAELRAETVPRNAEHRTLAIPEARGDGIAMARGIGAQMRRDLARAAALCPVSVVPWPDGKFGTFPHIIERGKPGVIGVLANGKRFCNEGLGYHDYVDALLGALPEHQPARSWLVCDFRFLRRFGLGVVRPQPLPWRHWVRRGYLKTGRDLAELARACGIDAAGLEATVAEWNRGAARGEDPLFHRGTTPYMRLQGDPEQHPNPCVAAISRAPFFAVEVVPGSFGTFCGLATNGRAQVLGTAGAPIPGLWAAGTDMASVFGGHYPAGGINLGPAMTFGFIAGRDAAERGA
- a CDS encoding sugar phosphate isomerase/epimerase family protein translates to MSRKLSVAHLTAIDLAPAALIRVAAEAGFDGVGLRLLQVTPDSPGYPLSDHTELRETRKALRDTGIEVADIEFLRLTPEFRLAEVLPTLDTGAELAARHVIAAPYDRDLSRLADRLAALAEAAEDRGLRAVLEFFPWTPVPDLATCRQVVEAAGPLPGLLVDSLHFDRSASTLAELAAVPKERLPFAHLCDALVQPRYTEEELLDTARRERLPPGEGEIALTNLLRSLPRDIPLGLEIPGPLRGGETHRDRLQRIHGAALMELKKVGLGS
- the nadC gene encoding carboxylating nicotinate-nucleotide diphosphorylase produces the protein MSLPSLPDMILDPLVRAALMEDLGTYGDLTTRTVIPAGTRYRAQLRAREAGVASGMQIARMAFHMVDPALALTLHKSDGSAIASGDVLMEIEGDAASILTAERVALNFAGRLSGIATITAGFVAETAGTKARITCTRKTTPGLRIVEKQAVLHGGGFNHRFSLSDAILVKDNHIAAAGGIRPVLRAIKGQASHMVRIEIEVDTLAQLAEVLDEGGADVVLLDNMDSGALREAVAMSAGQLVLEASGNMKLERIAEVAATGIDYISVGALTHSARTLDLGLDF
- a CDS encoding L-aspartate oxidase; this translates as MQQVSTGRVVILGAGLAALYAALALAPRPVLLVSPDPLGTGASSAWAQGGVAAAMALPDSSAAHAADTLRAGAGLVDPEVAQSVTREAREHILSLTRLGAPFDRDAAGGYLLSREAAHAFARVVRVRGDQAGAAIMRALVAQVRLAPSVQVLEGWLATGLRSAAGRVTGVEVAPSRGGAPVAVTAPAVLLAGGGSGGLYALTTNPVRIRGQVAGLAARAGAVMADMEFVQFHPTAMDIGLDPAPLATEALRGEGAVLINRLGERFMEGVHPDLDLAPRDVVARAVYAQSQFGLRPMLDTRAALGSQIREDFPGIATACDRAGIDPVTQLIPVAAAAHYHMGGIATDAAGRASLAGLWACGEVASTGLHGANRLASNGLLEALVYARRCAADLAAALGPAAEAPEISLPSTGPAEAPDPALVARLRNAMTAGAGVIRGAGGLTACLREIAVVEAAQPHCAALANMTATATLIASAALARCESRGAHFRSDASEATAEIGSRSRMTLTEALALRDSLQKEPA